A single region of the Caballeronia insecticola genome encodes:
- a CDS encoding glycosyltransferase family 2 protein has translation MSHPSHSAIPAVSIITPTAGRHAFLPLIARCVLKQTIDWEWLVHDDSPEPCAFMVDLCATDSRVRYFHRRGPRASIGAKRNFLIGEARGAIIAHFDDDDYYAPHYLADMVRLKRENRANIIKLSDFYVFAPHLEFFGYSELNARTGPHYLVTWETVRRFEISEGTEVGIDLLTLYGFSCVYDRHVAVRNVFGDVSMYEDDAFMRQAIEDGCKIIAVDDRNASCLHLVHPNSTASSFSRFSLPGFLVGRLFPGYEGYPG, from the coding sequence ATGTCGCATCCTTCGCATTCCGCAATTCCCGCTGTTTCCATCATCACGCCGACGGCGGGACGCCATGCGTTTCTGCCGCTCATCGCGCGCTGCGTGCTGAAACAGACGATCGACTGGGAATGGCTGGTGCACGACGACAGCCCCGAGCCGTGCGCCTTCATGGTTGACCTCTGCGCGACGGATTCGCGCGTGCGCTACTTTCATCGGCGCGGGCCGCGCGCATCGATCGGTGCGAAGCGCAACTTTCTGATCGGCGAGGCGCGCGGCGCGATCATCGCCCATTTCGATGACGACGATTACTACGCGCCGCATTATCTGGCGGACATGGTCCGTCTCAAGCGGGAAAACCGCGCCAATATCATCAAGCTGTCGGACTTCTATGTGTTCGCGCCGCACCTCGAATTTTTCGGGTACTCGGAACTGAATGCCCGCACCGGTCCGCATTACCTCGTGACGTGGGAGACGGTCCGCCGCTTCGAGATTAGCGAAGGCACCGAGGTCGGCATCGATCTGCTGACGCTCTATGGCTTCTCGTGCGTGTATGACCGGCACGTTGCCGTTCGCAACGTATTCGGCGACGTGAGCATGTACGAGGACGATGCGTTCATGCGCCAGGCGATCGAAGATGGCTGCAAGATCATCGCCGTGGACGACAGAAACGCATCGTGTCTGCATCTGGTTCATCCCAACTCGACAGCATCGAGCTTCTCGCGCTTTTCACTGCCCGGCTTTCTCGTCGGACGGTTGTTTCCCGGCTACGAGGGATATCCCGGCTGA
- a CDS encoding TolC family protein, whose amino-acid sequence MDNALASYRTEHDRRAALTRTVEASRMSLQLATDRYRKGITPFVTVLDAERQLAQTREQLAQSTVNVTTDLIAVYKSLGGGWQDDQAATAQN is encoded by the coding sequence ATGGACAACGCGCTGGCTTCGTATCGCACGGAGCATGACCGTCGCGCGGCGCTCACGCGTACCGTCGAGGCCAGTCGCATGAGTCTGCAACTCGCGACGGACCGCTACCGCAAAGGCATCACGCCGTTCGTGACTGTGCTCGACGCCGAACGCCAGCTTGCGCAGACGCGCGAGCAACTCGCGCAATCGACGGTCAATGTGACGACCGATCTGATCGCCGTGTACAAGTCGCTCGGCGGCGGATGGCAGGACGATCAGGCGGCGACCGCGCAGAATTAA
- a CDS encoding substrate-binding domain-containing protein translates to MTSLARRRLLAACALSACGFARVRGAGAAALDNKATVALVMKALDDPFVVSMIDGARNYQRHYASQLDLTTHGTLADNDVAGQIHIVESLIEAKTNAIVIAPADSQALLPVASKAIAAGIIVIAIDNPFDERAQEAANVPIPFVGPDSRRGAKLVGAYLASKLQAGDEVGIIEGPANDRNAQQRTLGFRDATNAANLRIAAADGADWTVASGKAIALQMLYAHPAIRGLMCANDNIAMGAIDAVRIAGKQGRVLVTGYNNIDAVQPMLDDGRLLATVEQFGARQAVFGVDVAVKALLEKRRERDLSPYMETPVQLVTKARTKGFRFGAS, encoded by the coding sequence ATGACGAGCCTTGCCCGCCGCCGTTTGCTTGCCGCGTGCGCCCTCAGCGCGTGCGGTTTTGCACGCGTGCGCGGGGCTGGCGCAGCGGCATTGGACAACAAGGCGACAGTGGCACTCGTCATGAAGGCGCTGGACGATCCGTTCGTCGTGTCGATGATCGATGGCGCGCGCAACTACCAGCGGCATTACGCATCGCAGCTCGATCTCACGACGCACGGCACGCTCGCCGATAACGACGTCGCCGGGCAGATCCATATCGTCGAGTCGCTGATCGAGGCGAAGACCAACGCGATTGTCATTGCGCCGGCGGATTCGCAGGCGCTGCTGCCGGTGGCGTCGAAGGCGATCGCGGCGGGCATTATCGTGATCGCGATCGACAATCCGTTCGACGAGCGCGCGCAGGAAGCGGCGAACGTCCCGATTCCGTTCGTCGGGCCGGACAGCCGGCGCGGCGCGAAACTCGTCGGCGCGTATCTCGCGTCGAAGCTGCAGGCGGGCGACGAGGTCGGCATCATCGAAGGGCCGGCCAACGACCGCAATGCCCAGCAGCGCACGCTCGGGTTCAGGGACGCGACAAACGCCGCGAACCTGCGCATCGCCGCGGCGGACGGCGCCGACTGGACGGTGGCGAGCGGCAAGGCGATCGCGCTGCAAATGCTTTACGCGCATCCGGCGATACGCGGCCTGATGTGCGCGAACGACAACATCGCGATGGGCGCGATCGATGCCGTGCGCATCGCCGGAAAGCAGGGCCGCGTGCTCGTGACGGGCTACAACAACATCGACGCCGTGCAACCGATGCTCGACGATGGCCGTCTGCTCGCGACCGTCGAGCAATTCGGCGCGCGGCAAGCGGTGTTCGGTGTCGATGTCGCGGTGAAGGCGCTGCTCGAAAAACGGCGCGAACGGGATTTGTCGCCGTATATGGAGACGCCGGTTCAACTCGTGACGAAGGCGCGGACGAAGGGGTTTCGCTTCGGGGCGTCGTGA
- a CDS encoding ABC transporter substrate-binding protein: MRKHNKLFASVALALGFSLSLSAHAADKQLKSVGITVGSLGNPYFVTIARGAEAKAKAINPNAKVQAVSSDYDMNKQFTQIDNFISAHVDIILLNAVDPKAIEPAVKKAQKAGIIVIAVDVAAAGADATVQTNNVQAGELACDFLAKKLNGKGNVVIENGPQVSAVIDRVKGCKAELAKNPGIKVLSDDQDAKGSREGGMNAMQGYLTRFPKLDGVFAINDPQAIGTDLAAKQLHRGNIVITSVDGAPDIESALKSDTMIQASASQDPWSMAQQAVSVGYDMMNGKKPSNTMILMPSTLVTRENVGSYKGWSSPR; the protein is encoded by the coding sequence ATGCGCAAACACAATAAGCTTTTTGCCAGCGTCGCACTCGCTCTCGGTTTCAGCCTGTCGCTGTCCGCTCACGCCGCCGACAAGCAGTTGAAGTCCGTCGGCATCACGGTCGGCTCGCTCGGCAATCCGTATTTCGTGACGATCGCGCGGGGCGCGGAAGCGAAAGCCAAGGCGATCAACCCGAACGCCAAGGTGCAGGCGGTGTCGTCGGACTACGACATGAACAAGCAGTTCACGCAGATCGACAACTTCATCTCGGCGCACGTCGACATCATTCTGCTCAACGCCGTCGATCCGAAGGCGATCGAGCCGGCGGTGAAAAAGGCGCAGAAAGCGGGGATCATCGTGATCGCGGTGGACGTCGCGGCCGCCGGCGCCGATGCCACCGTGCAGACCAACAACGTGCAGGCGGGCGAGCTCGCGTGCGATTTCTTGGCGAAGAAGCTGAACGGCAAGGGTAACGTGGTGATCGAGAACGGGCCGCAGGTGTCGGCGGTGATCGACCGCGTGAAGGGCTGCAAGGCCGAACTCGCGAAGAATCCGGGCATCAAGGTGCTGTCCGACGATCAGGACGCGAAAGGCTCGCGCGAAGGCGGCATGAACGCGATGCAGGGTTATCTCACGCGCTTCCCGAAACTCGACGGCGTGTTCGCGATCAACGATCCGCAGGCGATCGGCACGGACCTCGCGGCGAAGCAGTTGCATCGCGGGAATATCGTGATTACGTCGGTGGACGGCGCGCCGGATATCGAAAGCGCGCTCAAGTCCGACACGATGATTCAGGCATCGGCGAGCCAGGACCCGTGGTCGATGGCGCAGCAGGCGGTGAGCGTCGGCTACGACATGATGAACGGCAAGAAGCCGTCCAACACGATGATCCTTATGCCGTCGACGCTTGTGACGCGTGAGAACGTGGGCAGTTATAAGGGGTGGTCGTCGCCGCGTTGA
- a CDS encoding IclR family transcriptional regulator: MEKAYDVPALRRASDILDALAAAAKPVRAATLAEQIGLSRSTLYLMLETLARMQWIEKRDDGYVVGVGLFELGNAYVRHDALQAAFREGAGAFINKHNEVVQLAVLDGVHVVYVAREDAHRPVRLVSDLGSRLPAHCCALGKALLAGLADETVIERLPERLEAVTPRTITRRAALLRELAAIRTSGLAVEREEVAEGLACFAAYVGMTPAGKRVAVSTSVPLGRLDAKREKQICIGIVQLAAHLRGAL; this comes from the coding sequence ATGGAAAAAGCCTACGACGTGCCCGCGCTGCGCCGCGCGAGCGATATCCTCGACGCGCTTGCCGCCGCCGCGAAGCCGGTGCGGGCCGCGACGCTCGCGGAACAGATCGGCCTGTCGCGCAGCACGCTGTATCTGATGCTGGAAACGCTCGCGCGCATGCAGTGGATCGAGAAGCGCGACGATGGTTACGTTGTCGGCGTCGGGCTGTTCGAGCTGGGCAACGCCTACGTGCGCCACGATGCGCTGCAGGCCGCGTTTCGCGAAGGCGCGGGCGCGTTCATCAACAAGCACAACGAGGTCGTGCAACTGGCCGTGCTCGACGGCGTGCATGTGGTGTATGTGGCGCGCGAGGACGCGCATCGGCCGGTGCGGCTCGTGTCCGATCTCGGCTCGCGTCTGCCCGCGCATTGCTGCGCGCTCGGCAAGGCGCTGCTCGCCGGACTGGCCGATGAAACCGTCATCGAGCGTCTGCCCGAACGGCTCGAAGCCGTCACGCCGCGCACTATCACGCGCCGCGCGGCGCTGTTGCGTGAACTCGCCGCAATCCGCACGAGCGGGCTTGCCGTGGAGCGCGAGGAAGTCGCGGAAGGGCTCGCGTGCTTCGCGGCCTATGTCGGCATGACGCCGGCGGGCAAGCGCGTGGCCGTATCGACGAGCGTGCCCCTCGGCCGGCTCGATGCGAAACGCGAGAAGCAAATCTGCATCGGCATCGTGCAACTGGCCGCGCATTTGCGCGGGGCGCTGTGA
- a CDS encoding ROK family transcriptional regulator yields MKSLSGRGSNSASVRRYNERLLLQALRRTEPASKADLARHANLTSTAVGTIIESLGKAGLIEYSGRRLDGQRGQPASLIRLDPRGAFGIGVRLDRTGIETVLVNFAGDVLARSALDTVLPEPSAVLQIVQRDIHKMLGLLSEAERERLTGVGIAQPFNLGSWLRELALPAETFRAWDQTDFADELSRALSLPVFSENDGNAAATAELFYGHGRRCDDFVYLFLGSAIGGGIAINGDCLRGTSGNAGDIGVIPVPPSRLPSAPQPSGPWDILLSRASLNALVRHLNYCGAAADNRVDLQACIESRLPAVDEWIDDCIEALAPALRATLCVLDVPMVVIDSDIDGGLLDKLVKRLAATLAANAPEARGTPTLVRGTFGPDAGAIGAATLPMFFNFSPRAAGLRHAGTKTQEVNHAA; encoded by the coding sequence TTGAAATCCTTAAGCGGCAGAGGAAGCAACTCCGCGAGCGTGCGCCGCTACAACGAGCGCCTGCTCCTGCAGGCGTTGCGCCGCACCGAACCGGCGTCCAAGGCCGACCTCGCGCGTCATGCGAATCTGACGAGCACGGCGGTCGGCACCATCATCGAGTCGCTGGGAAAAGCGGGTCTGATCGAATACAGCGGACGCAGGCTCGACGGCCAGCGCGGCCAGCCCGCCTCGTTGATCCGGCTCGATCCGCGCGGCGCGTTCGGGATCGGCGTGCGGCTGGACCGCACCGGCATCGAGACGGTGCTCGTCAATTTTGCCGGCGACGTGCTCGCCCGCAGCGCGCTCGATACCGTGCTGCCGGAACCGTCGGCGGTGCTGCAAATCGTCCAGCGCGATATCCACAAGATGCTCGGCCTGCTGTCCGAAGCCGAGCGCGAGCGGTTGACGGGCGTTGGCATCGCGCAGCCGTTCAATCTCGGCAGTTGGCTGCGCGAACTGGCGCTGCCCGCCGAAACCTTCCGCGCGTGGGACCAAACCGATTTCGCCGACGAACTCAGCCGCGCGCTCTCGCTGCCGGTCTTCAGCGAAAACGACGGCAACGCCGCCGCGACCGCCGAACTCTTCTACGGCCACGGCCGCCGCTGCGACGACTTCGTCTATCTGTTTCTCGGCTCGGCAATCGGCGGCGGCATCGCGATCAACGGCGACTGTCTGCGCGGCACCTCGGGCAATGCGGGCGATATCGGCGTGATTCCGGTGCCGCCGAGCCGCCTGCCTTCCGCGCCGCAGCCGTCGGGACCGTGGGACATCCTGCTGTCGCGCGCGTCGCTCAATGCGCTCGTGCGGCATCTGAACTACTGCGGCGCGGCGGCGGATAACCGCGTCGACTTGCAGGCGTGCATCGAGAGCCGCCTGCCCGCCGTCGACGAATGGATCGACGACTGCATCGAGGCGCTCGCGCCCGCTCTGCGCGCGACGCTCTGCGTACTCGATGTACCGATGGTCGTGATCGACTCCGACATCGACGGCGGTCTGCTCGACAAGCTCGTCAAGCGCCTCGCCGCGACGCTCGCCGCCAACGCGCCCGAAGCGCGCGGCACGCCGACGCTCGTGCGCGGCACCTTCGGCCCGGATGCGGGCGCAATCGGCGCGGCCACGCTGCCGATGTTCTTCAACTTTTCACCACGCGCGGCGGGCCTTCGCCACGCGGGGACGAAAACCCAAGAGGTCAACCATGCCGCATGA
- a CDS encoding fumarylacetoacetate hydrolase family protein — protein MQPVSVSSCLPEDFANAVLIGRVWRPAPVNGPAVVAVRKGEVFDITRAAPTTADLFDRPDALDIARSAEGEHLGNVQDLMQATLDAAPDGLRLLAPCDVQAVKACGVTFAVSLLERVIEEQAGGDASRAQEVRDTINKLIGADLSQIKPGSESAAKLKAELERRGAWSQYMEVGIGPDAEVFSKSQPMSSVGFGADVGLYPTSQWNNPEPEIVLAVNARGEIVGATLGNDVNLRDIEGRSALLLGKAKDNNASCAIGPFVRLFDERFTLDSVRATSVSLRIEGADDGFVLEGVSHMSEISRDPADLVTQTHGAHHQYPDGFMLFLGTMFSPIKDRDTEGGGFTHHLGDVVTISTPSLGALVNTVRLSTEIEPWTFGVRALYQSLAARGLLGAAAH, from the coding sequence ATGCAGCCCGTTTCCGTCTCCTCCTGCCTGCCCGAAGACTTCGCCAACGCGGTGCTGATCGGCCGCGTGTGGCGTCCCGCGCCGGTCAACGGTCCCGCCGTCGTGGCCGTGCGAAAGGGCGAAGTATTCGACATCACGCGCGCCGCGCCGACCACCGCCGATCTGTTCGATCGCCCCGACGCGCTCGACATCGCCCGGAGCGCCGAGGGCGAGCACCTCGGCAACGTGCAAGATCTGATGCAAGCGACGCTCGACGCCGCACCCGATGGCCTGCGCCTGCTCGCTCCCTGCGACGTGCAGGCGGTGAAAGCGTGCGGCGTCACGTTCGCGGTGAGCCTGCTCGAACGCGTGATCGAGGAACAGGCGGGCGGCGACGCGAGCCGCGCGCAGGAAGTGCGCGACACGATCAACAAGCTGATCGGCGCCGATCTCTCGCAGATCAAGCCCGGCTCCGAGAGCGCGGCAAAACTGAAGGCCGAACTCGAACGGCGCGGCGCGTGGTCGCAGTACATGGAAGTCGGCATCGGGCCGGATGCGGAAGTGTTTTCGAAGTCGCAGCCGATGTCGTCGGTGGGATTCGGCGCGGATGTCGGCCTGTATCCCACGTCGCAATGGAACAATCCGGAGCCGGAAATCGTGCTGGCGGTGAACGCGCGCGGCGAGATCGTCGGCGCGACGCTCGGCAACGACGTCAATCTGCGCGATATCGAGGGCCGCAGCGCGCTGTTGCTCGGCAAGGCGAAGGACAACAACGCGTCGTGCGCGATCGGCCCGTTCGTGCGTCTGTTCGACGAACGCTTCACGCTGGATTCGGTGCGCGCCACGAGCGTGTCGCTGCGCATCGAAGGCGCGGACGACGGCTTCGTGCTCGAAGGCGTGAGCCACATGAGCGAAATCAGCCGCGACCCGGCGGATCTCGTCACGCAGACGCACGGCGCACATCATCAGTATCCGGACGGCTTCATGCTGTTTCTCGGCACGATGTTCTCGCCGATCAAGGACCGCGACACCGAAGGCGGCGGCTTCACGCATCATCTCGGCGATGTCGTGACCATTTCGACGCCGAGCCTCGGCGCGCTCGTCAACACGGTGAGACTCTCGACGGAAATCGAGCCGTGGACGTTTGGCGTGCGGGCGCTTTATCAGAGTCTTGCGGCGCGGGGGTTGCTGGGCGCGGCGGCGCACTGA
- a CDS encoding sugar ABC transporter ATP-binding protein, with the protein MPHDSAPSASTASPRPPLLEMRGISKTFPGVRALNDVRLSVYPGEVHSLMGENGAGKSTLMKILSGAYQADAGGQILVDGQPVIINGPLAARSLGVAVIYQELSLAPNLSVAENIYAGRELRRGRLVDRAGMERGCEDVLKRLGAAFKPHTLVGDLSIAERQLVEIARAVHAHARILVMDEPTTPLSSRETDRLFELVRTLRAEGIAIIYISHRMAEIYELSDRVSVLRDGAYVGTLMRDELSADSLVKMMVGRDISGFYKKQHAAYDPGNVVLSVRDIADNNRVRGCSLDLHAGEVLGIAGLVGAGRTELARLIFGAESATRGEVSMHGKTLKLRTPRDAIDAGLVYLTEDRKGQGLFLDMSVRDNINITIAGRDAKVGVMDLPRGNTRAKDAIAALTIRVPNMRVNVGALSGGNQQKVLLSRLLETKPEVLILDEPTRGVDIGAKSEIYRIINDLARTGVGIIVISSELPEVIGVADRVLVMREGEIAGELGGHSGKPISQEGIIELATGSKVALDQAA; encoded by the coding sequence ATGCCGCATGACTCCGCTCCGTCCGCTTCCACTGCCTCGCCGCGCCCGCCTCTATTGGAAATGCGCGGCATCAGCAAGACCTTTCCCGGCGTGCGCGCGCTGAACGACGTGCGCTTGTCCGTCTATCCCGGCGAAGTGCATTCGCTGATGGGCGAGAACGGCGCGGGCAAGTCCACGCTGATGAAGATTCTCTCCGGCGCCTACCAGGCCGATGCCGGCGGCCAGATTCTGGTCGACGGCCAGCCCGTCATCATCAACGGGCCGCTTGCCGCGCGTTCGCTGGGCGTCGCGGTGATCTATCAGGAGCTGAGTCTCGCGCCGAATCTTTCCGTCGCGGAAAACATCTACGCGGGACGCGAGCTGCGGCGCGGCAGACTGGTCGACCGCGCCGGCATGGAGCGCGGCTGCGAGGACGTGTTGAAGCGCCTCGGCGCCGCGTTCAAGCCGCATACGCTCGTCGGCGATCTGTCGATTGCAGAGCGGCAACTCGTCGAGATCGCGCGCGCCGTGCATGCCCATGCGCGCATCCTCGTGATGGACGAACCGACCACGCCGCTGTCCTCACGCGAAACCGACCGCCTGTTCGAACTCGTGCGCACGCTGCGCGCGGAAGGCATCGCGATCATCTACATCAGTCACCGGATGGCGGAGATCTACGAGCTGTCCGACCGCGTCTCCGTGCTGCGCGATGGCGCCTACGTCGGCACGTTGATGCGCGACGAACTCTCCGCCGACAGCCTCGTCAAGATGATGGTCGGCCGCGATATCTCCGGCTTCTACAAGAAGCAACACGCGGCCTACGATCCGGGCAACGTGGTGCTGTCCGTGCGCGATATCGCCGATAACAACCGCGTGCGCGGCTGCAGCCTCGATCTGCACGCGGGCGAAGTGCTCGGCATCGCGGGGCTGGTCGGCGCGGGACGCACGGAACTCGCGCGCCTGATCTTCGGCGCGGAATCGGCGACGCGCGGCGAAGTGTCGATGCACGGCAAGACGCTCAAGCTGCGCACGCCGCGCGACGCGATCGATGCCGGTCTCGTCTATCTCACCGAAGACCGCAAGGGCCAGGGCCTGTTCCTCGACATGAGCGTGCGCGACAACATCAACATCACGATCGCCGGGCGCGACGCGAAGGTGGGCGTCATGGACCTGCCGCGCGGCAATACGCGCGCGAAAGACGCGATCGCGGCGCTCACTATCCGCGTGCCGAACATGCGCGTGAACGTGGGCGCGCTGTCGGGCGGCAATCAGCAGAAAGTGCTGCTCTCGCGCCTGCTCGAAACCAAACCCGAAGTACTGATTCTCGACGAACCGACGCGCGGCGTGGACATCGGCGCGAAGTCGGAGATTTATCGAATCATCAACGATCTCGCGCGTACGGGCGTGGGGATCATCGTGATCTCGAGCGAGCTGCCGGAAGTGATCGGCGTGGCGGATCGCGTGCTCGTGATGCGCGAAGGCGAAATTGCGGGCGAACTCGGCGGCCATTCGGGCAAGCCGATTTCGCAGGAAGGAATCATCGAGCTCGCGACGGGCTCGAAGGTCGCGCTGGATCAGGCGGCTTGA
- a CDS encoding ABC transporter permease subunit yields the protein MADTTKHHDTGAAPAAKAESTTQRQSRIERKERMQVLMRTAGMLPVLILLCIGFGVGTDGFFSLQNLSIVAQQASINIVLAAGMTFVILTGGIDLSVGSVLSAAAVTALLASNIPGLGWLGIPAALAVGLGFGVVNGLLIALLKLPPFIVTLGSLTAVRGIARLIGNDTTIFNPQLSFAFIGNDTLFGVPWLVIIAIAVVIVSWFILRRTVLGLRIYSVGGNPEAARLSGIKVWGIQLFVYAISGLLAGLGAVMSAARLYAANGLQLGQSYELDAIAAVILGGTSFVGGVGSIVGTLVGALIIAVLTNGLVLLGVSDIWQYIIKGLVIIGAVALDRYRQRGSART from the coding sequence ATGGCTGACACGACGAAACACCACGACACGGGCGCCGCGCCCGCCGCCAAGGCCGAAAGCACGACGCAACGGCAAAGCCGGATCGAGCGCAAGGAGCGCATGCAGGTTTTGATGCGCACGGCGGGCATGCTGCCCGTGCTGATTCTGCTGTGCATCGGCTTCGGCGTCGGCACGGACGGGTTCTTCAGCTTGCAGAATCTGTCGATCGTGGCGCAGCAGGCATCGATCAACATCGTGCTCGCGGCCGGCATGACCTTCGTGATTTTGACGGGCGGCATCGACTTGTCGGTCGGCTCGGTGCTTTCGGCTGCGGCGGTCACTGCGTTGCTCGCATCGAATATTCCGGGTCTGGGATGGCTCGGCATTCCCGCCGCGCTCGCGGTCGGTCTCGGCTTCGGCGTCGTGAACGGCCTGTTGATCGCGCTGCTCAAGCTGCCGCCGTTCATCGTGACGCTCGGCTCGCTCACCGCCGTGCGCGGCATCGCGCGCCTGATCGGCAACGACACGACCATCTTCAATCCGCAGCTCTCGTTCGCGTTCATCGGCAACGACACGCTGTTCGGCGTACCGTGGCTCGTGATCATCGCGATTGCGGTGGTTATCGTGTCGTGGTTCATTCTGCGGCGCACGGTGCTCGGCCTGCGCATCTACTCGGTCGGCGGCAATCCGGAAGCGGCGCGTCTGTCGGGCATCAAGGTCTGGGGCATCCAGCTTTTCGTCTACGCCATTTCCGGGTTGCTCGCGGGTCTCGGCGCCGTGATGTCCGCCGCGCGGCTCTATGCGGCCAACGGTTTGCAGCTCGGCCAGTCGTATGAACTCGATGCGATCGCCGCGGTGATTCTCGGCGGCACGAGCTTCGTCGGCGGCGTGGGGTCGATCGTCGGCACGCTGGTCGGCGCGCTGATCATTGCGGTGCTGACCAACGGTCTCGTGCTGCTCGGCGTGTCGGATATCTGGCAGTACATCATCAAGGGCCTCGTGATCATCGGCGCGGTGGCACTCGATCGATATCGTCAGCGCGGCTCGGCCCGCACCTGA
- a CDS encoding GAF domain-containing protein, which yields MFSISSATHATKAAQYDELLQQTRSLIGDETDFIANAANFSALVYHTLPDLNWAGFYLFDGNELVVGPFQGKPACVRIALGRGVCGTAARDRRTQVVPDVDAFPGHIACDSASRSEIVVPLVAGDGRLIGVWDVDSPSPGRFGDEDALGMEALCTAFVALAWGKRTGDR from the coding sequence ATGTTTTCGATTTCTTCGGCGACGCACGCCACCAAGGCCGCCCAGTACGACGAGTTGCTCCAGCAGACGCGCTCGCTCATCGGCGACGAGACGGATTTCATCGCCAATGCGGCGAATTTTTCGGCGCTCGTGTATCACACGCTGCCCGATCTGAACTGGGCGGGCTTCTATCTTTTCGACGGCAACGAACTCGTCGTCGGACCGTTTCAGGGCAAGCCCGCGTGCGTGCGCATCGCGCTCGGGCGCGGCGTGTGCGGCACGGCGGCGCGCGACCGGCGCACGCAGGTCGTGCCCGATGTCGATGCGTTCCCCGGCCATATCGCCTGCGATTCGGCGTCGCGCTCGGAGATCGTCGTGCCGCTGGTCGCGGGCGACGGCAGGCTGATCGGCGTCTGGGATGTGGACAGCCCGTCGCCCGGCCGTTTCGGCGATGAAGACGCGCTCGGCATGGAAGCGCTGTGCACCGCGTTCGTCGCGCTCGCGTGGGGCAAGCGCACGGGTGATCGATAA
- a CDS encoding DUF302 domain-containing protein — MSADSKEGTHDNGVVTVASTQGALATADKLEALIRARGLTLFARIDFSGDAARAGLAMPPSQLLVFGNPQAGTPLMQAVPTAALDLPLKVLAWEDADGRAWLSYNAPDYLRARHGLDAGFMKPLSGVVALVEAALKAS; from the coding sequence ATGTCCGCCGATTCGAAAGAAGGCACGCACGATAACGGCGTCGTCACGGTCGCGAGCACGCAAGGCGCACTGGCGACCGCCGACAAGCTCGAAGCGCTGATCCGCGCGCGCGGGTTGACTCTGTTCGCGCGCATCGACTTCAGCGGCGACGCCGCGCGCGCCGGACTCGCGATGCCGCCGAGCCAGTTGCTCGTGTTCGGCAATCCGCAGGCCGGCACGCCGCTGATGCAGGCCGTGCCCACCGCCGCGCTCGATCTGCCGCTCAAGGTGCTCGCCTGGGAAGACGCCGATGGCCGCGCCTGGCTTTCCTACAACGCACCCGATTATCTGCGCGCGCGTCACGGGCTCGACGCCGGGTTTATGAAGCCTTTAAGCGGAGTGGTCGCGCTCGTCGAGGCGGCGCTGAAAGCAAGCTAA